From the genome of Malus sylvestris chromosome 6, drMalSylv7.2, whole genome shotgun sequence, one region includes:
- the LOC126625120 gene encoding uncharacterized protein LOC126625120 isoform X3, which translates to MEMATRPTDSAPITPTISESEKAWYLFSLLLQLGRPTHLSELPSRCKLFAASPHLVRFLCSIPRSPLYLSGQLYVTPSLASLATFLEFFSYRSAGDAVRVCLGKRKRAVWDFGFGPPAEKRLILDFGNVNEECRSRKAVGNTRSKSHSHMADYYFCKYINTLQSWMTLTVNKSMLSSSLFIDYRTEQSSSGLNNVDHVEEQEEGTNIIVETKVNRPVMDCVAGLEPVLSIMASDDLVLYEGANVHEMDRSGYFFLKEMKENNISPVVDENVNGSCKATNVGIIEVERIVGGEEEELLLAPRSPNGERENFSQPNTASYDMFPRRKFKRFRKADCEDMMPLNKKQTSRHETKIICSATEFSVSQKKLLKPSSKTKGIDKDKMARRPQSHNLEHHQAVATPKENQQCETNQKPISIVQKLKRNCDGMHINERNGRHKSVSPKDQPEKREFPIFESYVVEEEEGSGGYGTVYRARLKNDEKKVAIKCPHANAHKHHVNNELRMLERFGGKNFVIKYEGHIKNESSSCFVLQHVEHDRPEVLKQEIGLSHLHWYGYCLFKALATLHRQGVVHRDVKPGNFLFSRRANKGYLIDFNLATDLHLKPGTTRKLKSGDDVNCYDEKITNAISVPRTPLQKLSISKSSIIANGETKKGLKSTFDLKDLKKKAFSQMKPYNSSGSWSVIKSQGADGSGITSVKDVSNIRTTSVESLMEPLPSQGRKELINIVQEAMQNRNHISSGVSAPMRKRIPAPPRNEDDKLFCITPMPLHSTGNGVGGAALIRSRVIFFVLGGGKQKKEGPCAGTKGYRAPEVLLRSPHQGLKLDIWSAGVTLLYFMIGRTPFGGDPEQNIKDIAKLRGSEDLWEVAKLHDRELSFPVDLYSAESLPSLKLQDWCRRSTKRPDFFNEIPRPLFDLVDKCLTVNPRVRISAEEALRHEFFAPCHEELRKLRHQRLVL; encoded by the exons ATGGAAATGGCGACTCGCCCCACCGACTCAGCTCCCATCACGCCAACCATCTCCGAGTCCGAGAAGGCCTGGTACCTTTTCTCACTCCTCTTGCAACTCGGCCGCCCGACTCACCTCTCCGAGCTCCCCTCCCGATGCAAATTGTTCGCCGCATCGCCTCACCTGGTCAGATTCCTTTGCTCCATCCCGCGCTCTCCCCTCTACTTATCGGGCCAGCTCTATGTCACGCCGTCTCTGGCTTCATTAGCAACTTTCCTAGAGTTCTTTTCATATCGCAGTGCCGGGGATGCAGTGAGAGTCTGCTTGGGGAAGCGGAAACGGGCCGTTTGGGATTTCGGATTTGGGCCTCCGGCAGAAAAGAGATTAATTCTGGATTTTGGAAATG TGAATGAAGAATGTAGATCGCGGAAGGCAGTTGGAAATACTCGTTCGAAG TCACATTCTCATATGGCTGACTACTACTTCTGCAAATACATAAATACGCTACAAAGTTGGATGACACTAACGGTGAACAAATCGATGTTAAGTTCTTCGTTATTTATCGATTACAGAACCGAACAATCAAGTTCAGGACTGAACAATGTTGATCATGTTGAGGAGCAAGAGGAGGGCACCAATATAATTGTTGAAACGAAGGTTAACAGGCCGGTAATGGATTGTGTAGCTGGTTTAGAACCGGTTCTTTCAATCATGGCATCCGATGATTTAGTCCTTTATGAAGGAGCTAACGTACATGAGATGGACCGCAGTGGGTatttttttctgaaagaaatgaaagagaacaATATATCACCAGTCGTGGATGAGAATGTTAATGGTAGTTGTAAAGCTACAAATGTAGGAATCATTGAAGTTGAAAGAATTGTTGGAGGTGAGGAGGAAGAGTTGTTATTGGCTCCTCGCAGCCCtaatggagagagagaaaatttcTCCCAGCCAAATACTGCTAGTTATGATATGTTTCCTAGACGTAAGTTCAAAAGATTCAGAAAGGCAGATTGTGAAGATATGATGCCTCTGAATAAAAAGCAAACAAGTAGACATGAGACCAAGATCATATGTTCAGCTACTGAATTTTCTGTTTCGCAAAAGAAATTGTTGAAGCCCTCCTCCAAGACGAAGGGAATTGACAAGGATAAAATGGCTCGGAGACCGCAATCACACAACTTAGAGCATCACCAGGCTGTTGCCACTCCCAAAGAGAACCAGCAGTGTGAAAcaaatcaaaagccaatcaGCATAGTGCAGAAATTAAAACGGAATTGTGATGGCATGCATATTAATGAAAGAAATGGACGCCATAAATCTGTTTCTCCTAAG GATCAACCGGAGAAAAGGGAATTTCCAATTTTTGAATCTTATgttgtagaagaagaagaaggttcaG GCGGTTACGGCACTGTTTACAGGGCACGGTTAAAGAATGACGAGAAAAAGGTCGCCATTAAGT GCCCGCATGCTAATGCTCATAAGCATCATGTTAACAATGAGTTAAGGATGCTGGAAAGGTTTGg GGGCAAAAACTTTGTGATAAAATATGAAGGCCATATCAAGAATGAAAGTTCCAGTTGCTTTGTACTGCAGCACGTTGAGCATGATAGGCCTGAG GTTTTAAAGCAAGAGATAGGTCTTTCTCATCTACATTGGTACGGCTATTGCTTGTTTAAGGCATTGGCAACCCTTCATAGACAG GGAGTAGTACATAGAGATGTTAAACCTGGAAACTTCCTTTTCTCTCGAAGGGCCAACAAGGGTTACCTCATAGATTTCAATCTTGCAACG GATTTGCATTTGAAGCCTGGAACAACTC GCAAATTAAAATCTGGAGATGATGTAAATTGCTATGATGAGAAAATTACAAATGCGATATCTGTACCTAGAACCCCACTTCAGAAGTTGTCAATTTCTAAGTCTTCAATAATAGCCAATGGGGAGACCAAAAAAGGTCTCAAATCCACTTTTGATCTTAAGGACTTGAAAAAAAAGGCTTTCAGCCAAATGAAGCCCTACAATTCTTCGGGTAGCTGGAGCGTAATCAAAAGTCAGGGTGCAGATGGCTCAGGTATAACGTCAGTAAAGGATGTGAGTAATATCAGGACGACTTCAGTAGAAAGTCTGATGGAACCTTTGCCATCCCAAGGAAGGAAAGAGCTCATCAACATAGTACAGGAAGCAATGCAGAATCGAAACCATATATCATCAGGTGTTTCGGCTCCTATGAGAAAGAGGATTCCTGCCCCTCCTAGAAATGAGGATGACAAGCTTTTCTGTATCACTCCGATGCCTCTGCACTCAACTGGCAATGGTGTTGGTGGTGCAGCCTTGATCAGAAGCAGAG TCATATTTTTTGTCTTAGGGGGTGGAAAGCAGAAAAAAGAAGGTCCTTGTGCTGGAACTAAAGGATACCGAGCTCCGGAG GTTCTCCTGAGATCCCCACATCAAGGCCTCAAGCTTGATATCTGGTCTGCCGGTGTCACTCTACTCTACTTCATGATTGGCAGAACGCCCTTTGGTGGCGATCCCGAACA GAACATAAAGGACATAGCAAAGTTGAGAGGCAGTGAAGATTTATGGGAAGTTGCCAAGCTACACGACCGCGAATTATCATTTCCAGTG GACCTCTATAGTGCAGAGTCTTTGCCATCTCTCAAATTGCAGGATTGGTGTAGAAGGAGCACAAAGAGGCCGGATTTCTTCAACGAAATCCCTAGACCGCTTTTTGATCTGGTGGATAAGTGCTTGACAGTGAACCCGAGGGTTAGGATAAGCGCCGAGGAAGCACTTCGACATGAGTTTTTTGCTCCATGCCATGAAGAGCTGAGAAAGCTGAGGCATCAGAGGCTGGTGCTGTAA
- the LOC126625120 gene encoding uncharacterized protein LOC126625120 isoform X4 produces the protein MKNVDRGRQLEILVRRTEQSSSGLNNVDHVEEQEEGTNIIVETKVNRPVMDCVAGLEPVLSIMASDDLVLYEGANVHEMDRSGYFFLKEMKENNISPVVDENVNGSCKATNVGIIEVERIVGGEEEELLLAPRSPNGERENFSQPNTASYDMFPRRKFKRFRKADCEDMMPLNKKQTSRHETKIICSATEFSVSQKKLLKPSSKTKGIDKDKMARRPQSHNLEHHQAVATPKENQQCETNQKPISIVQKLKRNCDGMHINERNGRHKSVSPKDQPEKREFPIFESYVVEEEEGSGGYGTVYRARLKNDEKKVAIKCPHANAHKHHVNNELRMLERFGGKNFVIKYEGHIKNESSSCFVLQHVEHDRPEVLKQEIGLSHLHWYGYCLFKALATLHRQGVVHRDVKPGNFLFSRRANKGYLIDFNLATDLHLKPGTTRKLSSLPCKLKSGDDVNCYDEKITNAISVPRTPLQKLSISKSSIIANGETKKGLKSTFDLKDLKKKAFSQMKPYNSSGSWSVIKSQGADGSGITSVKDVSNIRTTSVESLMEPLPSQGRKELINIVQEAMQNRNHISSGVSAPMRKRIPAPPRNEDDKLFCITPMPLHSTGNGVGGAALIRSRVIFFVLGGGKQKKEGPCAGTKGYRAPEVLLRSPHQGLKLDIWSAGVTLLYFMIGRTPFGGDPEQNIKDIAKLRGSEDLWEVAKLHDRELSFPVDLYSAESLPSLKLQDWCRRSTKRPDFFNEIPRPLFDLVDKCLTVNPRVRISAEEALRHEFFAPCHEELRKLRHQRLVL, from the exons ATGAAGAATGTAGATCGCGGAAGGCAGTTGGAAATACTCGTTCGAAG AACCGAACAATCAAGTTCAGGACTGAACAATGTTGATCATGTTGAGGAGCAAGAGGAGGGCACCAATATAATTGTTGAAACGAAGGTTAACAGGCCGGTAATGGATTGTGTAGCTGGTTTAGAACCGGTTCTTTCAATCATGGCATCCGATGATTTAGTCCTTTATGAAGGAGCTAACGTACATGAGATGGACCGCAGTGGGTatttttttctgaaagaaatgaaagagaacaATATATCACCAGTCGTGGATGAGAATGTTAATGGTAGTTGTAAAGCTACAAATGTAGGAATCATTGAAGTTGAAAGAATTGTTGGAGGTGAGGAGGAAGAGTTGTTATTGGCTCCTCGCAGCCCtaatggagagagagaaaatttcTCCCAGCCAAATACTGCTAGTTATGATATGTTTCCTAGACGTAAGTTCAAAAGATTCAGAAAGGCAGATTGTGAAGATATGATGCCTCTGAATAAAAAGCAAACAAGTAGACATGAGACCAAGATCATATGTTCAGCTACTGAATTTTCTGTTTCGCAAAAGAAATTGTTGAAGCCCTCCTCCAAGACGAAGGGAATTGACAAGGATAAAATGGCTCGGAGACCGCAATCACACAACTTAGAGCATCACCAGGCTGTTGCCACTCCCAAAGAGAACCAGCAGTGTGAAAcaaatcaaaagccaatcaGCATAGTGCAGAAATTAAAACGGAATTGTGATGGCATGCATATTAATGAAAGAAATGGACGCCATAAATCTGTTTCTCCTAAG GATCAACCGGAGAAAAGGGAATTTCCAATTTTTGAATCTTATgttgtagaagaagaagaaggttcaG GCGGTTACGGCACTGTTTACAGGGCACGGTTAAAGAATGACGAGAAAAAGGTCGCCATTAAGT GCCCGCATGCTAATGCTCATAAGCATCATGTTAACAATGAGTTAAGGATGCTGGAAAGGTTTGg GGGCAAAAACTTTGTGATAAAATATGAAGGCCATATCAAGAATGAAAGTTCCAGTTGCTTTGTACTGCAGCACGTTGAGCATGATAGGCCTGAG GTTTTAAAGCAAGAGATAGGTCTTTCTCATCTACATTGGTACGGCTATTGCTTGTTTAAGGCATTGGCAACCCTTCATAGACAG GGAGTAGTACATAGAGATGTTAAACCTGGAAACTTCCTTTTCTCTCGAAGGGCCAACAAGGGTTACCTCATAGATTTCAATCTTGCAACG GATTTGCATTTGAAGCCTGGAACAACTCGTAAGCTTTCGTCTCTTCCAT GCAAATTAAAATCTGGAGATGATGTAAATTGCTATGATGAGAAAATTACAAATGCGATATCTGTACCTAGAACCCCACTTCAGAAGTTGTCAATTTCTAAGTCTTCAATAATAGCCAATGGGGAGACCAAAAAAGGTCTCAAATCCACTTTTGATCTTAAGGACTTGAAAAAAAAGGCTTTCAGCCAAATGAAGCCCTACAATTCTTCGGGTAGCTGGAGCGTAATCAAAAGTCAGGGTGCAGATGGCTCAGGTATAACGTCAGTAAAGGATGTGAGTAATATCAGGACGACTTCAGTAGAAAGTCTGATGGAACCTTTGCCATCCCAAGGAAGGAAAGAGCTCATCAACATAGTACAGGAAGCAATGCAGAATCGAAACCATATATCATCAGGTGTTTCGGCTCCTATGAGAAAGAGGATTCCTGCCCCTCCTAGAAATGAGGATGACAAGCTTTTCTGTATCACTCCGATGCCTCTGCACTCAACTGGCAATGGTGTTGGTGGTGCAGCCTTGATCAGAAGCAGAG TCATATTTTTTGTCTTAGGGGGTGGAAAGCAGAAAAAAGAAGGTCCTTGTGCTGGAACTAAAGGATACCGAGCTCCGGAG GTTCTCCTGAGATCCCCACATCAAGGCCTCAAGCTTGATATCTGGTCTGCCGGTGTCACTCTACTCTACTTCATGATTGGCAGAACGCCCTTTGGTGGCGATCCCGAACA GAACATAAAGGACATAGCAAAGTTGAGAGGCAGTGAAGATTTATGGGAAGTTGCCAAGCTACACGACCGCGAATTATCATTTCCAGTG GACCTCTATAGTGCAGAGTCTTTGCCATCTCTCAAATTGCAGGATTGGTGTAGAAGGAGCACAAAGAGGCCGGATTTCTTCAACGAAATCCCTAGACCGCTTTTTGATCTGGTGGATAAGTGCTTGACAGTGAACCCGAGGGTTAGGATAAGCGCCGAGGAAGCACTTCGACATGAGTTTTTTGCTCCATGCCATGAAGAGCTGAGAAAGCTGAGGCATCAGAGGCTGGTGCTGTAA
- the LOC126625120 gene encoding uncharacterized protein LOC126625120 isoform X2, with product MEMATRPTDSAPITPTISESEKAWYLFSLLLQLGRPTHLSELPSRCKLFAASPHLVRFLCSIPRSPLYLSGQLYVTPSLASLATFLEFFSYRSAGDAVRVCLGKRKRAVWDFGFGPPAEKRLILDFGNVNEECRSRKAVGNTRSKSHSHMADYYFCKYINTLQSWMTLTVNKSMLSSSLFIDYRTEQSSSGLNNVDHVEEQEEGTNIIVETKVNRPVMDCVAGLEPVLSIMASDDLVLYEGANVHEMDRSGYFFLKEMKENNISPVVDENVNGSCKATNVGIIEVERIVGGEEEELLLAPRSPNGERENFSQPNTASYDMFPRRKFKRFRKADCEDMMPLNKKQTSRHETKIICSATEFSVSQKKLLKPSSKTKGIDKDKMARRPQSHNLEHHQAVATPKENQQCETNQKPISIVQKLKRNCDGMHINERNGRHKSVSPKDQPEKREFPIFESYVVEEEEGSGGYGTVYRARLKNDEKKVAIKCPHANAHKHHVNNELRMLERFGGKNFVIKYEGHIKNESSSCFVLQHVEHDRPEVLKQEIGLSHLHWYGYCLFKALATLHRQGVVHRDVKPGNFLFSRRANKGYLIDFNLATDLHLKPGTTRKLSSLPCKLKSGDDVNCYDEKITNAISVPRTPLQKLSISKSSIIANGETKKGLKSTFDLKDLKKKAFSQMKPYNSSGSWSVIKSQGADGSGITSVKDVSNIRTTSVESLMEPLPSQGRKELINIVQEAMQNRNHISSGVSAPMRKRIPAPPRNEDDKLFCITPMPLHSTGNGVGGAALIRSRGGGKQKKEGPCAGTKGYRAPEVLLRSPHQGLKLDIWSAGVTLLYFMIGRTPFGGDPEQNIKDIAKLRGSEDLWEVAKLHDRELSFPVDLYSAESLPSLKLQDWCRRSTKRPDFFNEIPRPLFDLVDKCLTVNPRVRISAEEALRHEFFAPCHEELRKLRHQRLVL from the exons ATGGAAATGGCGACTCGCCCCACCGACTCAGCTCCCATCACGCCAACCATCTCCGAGTCCGAGAAGGCCTGGTACCTTTTCTCACTCCTCTTGCAACTCGGCCGCCCGACTCACCTCTCCGAGCTCCCCTCCCGATGCAAATTGTTCGCCGCATCGCCTCACCTGGTCAGATTCCTTTGCTCCATCCCGCGCTCTCCCCTCTACTTATCGGGCCAGCTCTATGTCACGCCGTCTCTGGCTTCATTAGCAACTTTCCTAGAGTTCTTTTCATATCGCAGTGCCGGGGATGCAGTGAGAGTCTGCTTGGGGAAGCGGAAACGGGCCGTTTGGGATTTCGGATTTGGGCCTCCGGCAGAAAAGAGATTAATTCTGGATTTTGGAAATG TGAATGAAGAATGTAGATCGCGGAAGGCAGTTGGAAATACTCGTTCGAAG TCACATTCTCATATGGCTGACTACTACTTCTGCAAATACATAAATACGCTACAAAGTTGGATGACACTAACGGTGAACAAATCGATGTTAAGTTCTTCGTTATTTATCGATTACAGAACCGAACAATCAAGTTCAGGACTGAACAATGTTGATCATGTTGAGGAGCAAGAGGAGGGCACCAATATAATTGTTGAAACGAAGGTTAACAGGCCGGTAATGGATTGTGTAGCTGGTTTAGAACCGGTTCTTTCAATCATGGCATCCGATGATTTAGTCCTTTATGAAGGAGCTAACGTACATGAGATGGACCGCAGTGGGTatttttttctgaaagaaatgaaagagaacaATATATCACCAGTCGTGGATGAGAATGTTAATGGTAGTTGTAAAGCTACAAATGTAGGAATCATTGAAGTTGAAAGAATTGTTGGAGGTGAGGAGGAAGAGTTGTTATTGGCTCCTCGCAGCCCtaatggagagagagaaaatttcTCCCAGCCAAATACTGCTAGTTATGATATGTTTCCTAGACGTAAGTTCAAAAGATTCAGAAAGGCAGATTGTGAAGATATGATGCCTCTGAATAAAAAGCAAACAAGTAGACATGAGACCAAGATCATATGTTCAGCTACTGAATTTTCTGTTTCGCAAAAGAAATTGTTGAAGCCCTCCTCCAAGACGAAGGGAATTGACAAGGATAAAATGGCTCGGAGACCGCAATCACACAACTTAGAGCATCACCAGGCTGTTGCCACTCCCAAAGAGAACCAGCAGTGTGAAAcaaatcaaaagccaatcaGCATAGTGCAGAAATTAAAACGGAATTGTGATGGCATGCATATTAATGAAAGAAATGGACGCCATAAATCTGTTTCTCCTAAG GATCAACCGGAGAAAAGGGAATTTCCAATTTTTGAATCTTATgttgtagaagaagaagaaggttcaG GCGGTTACGGCACTGTTTACAGGGCACGGTTAAAGAATGACGAGAAAAAGGTCGCCATTAAGT GCCCGCATGCTAATGCTCATAAGCATCATGTTAACAATGAGTTAAGGATGCTGGAAAGGTTTGg GGGCAAAAACTTTGTGATAAAATATGAAGGCCATATCAAGAATGAAAGTTCCAGTTGCTTTGTACTGCAGCACGTTGAGCATGATAGGCCTGAG GTTTTAAAGCAAGAGATAGGTCTTTCTCATCTACATTGGTACGGCTATTGCTTGTTTAAGGCATTGGCAACCCTTCATAGACAG GGAGTAGTACATAGAGATGTTAAACCTGGAAACTTCCTTTTCTCTCGAAGGGCCAACAAGGGTTACCTCATAGATTTCAATCTTGCAACG GATTTGCATTTGAAGCCTGGAACAACTCGTAAGCTTTCGTCTCTTCCAT GCAAATTAAAATCTGGAGATGATGTAAATTGCTATGATGAGAAAATTACAAATGCGATATCTGTACCTAGAACCCCACTTCAGAAGTTGTCAATTTCTAAGTCTTCAATAATAGCCAATGGGGAGACCAAAAAAGGTCTCAAATCCACTTTTGATCTTAAGGACTTGAAAAAAAAGGCTTTCAGCCAAATGAAGCCCTACAATTCTTCGGGTAGCTGGAGCGTAATCAAAAGTCAGGGTGCAGATGGCTCAGGTATAACGTCAGTAAAGGATGTGAGTAATATCAGGACGACTTCAGTAGAAAGTCTGATGGAACCTTTGCCATCCCAAGGAAGGAAAGAGCTCATCAACATAGTACAGGAAGCAATGCAGAATCGAAACCATATATCATCAGGTGTTTCGGCTCCTATGAGAAAGAGGATTCCTGCCCCTCCTAGAAATGAGGATGACAAGCTTTTCTGTATCACTCCGATGCCTCTGCACTCAACTGGCAATGGTGTTGGTGGTGCAGCCTTGATCAGAAGCAGAG GGGGTGGAAAGCAGAAAAAAGAAGGTCCTTGTGCTGGAACTAAAGGATACCGAGCTCCGGAG GTTCTCCTGAGATCCCCACATCAAGGCCTCAAGCTTGATATCTGGTCTGCCGGTGTCACTCTACTCTACTTCATGATTGGCAGAACGCCCTTTGGTGGCGATCCCGAACA GAACATAAAGGACATAGCAAAGTTGAGAGGCAGTGAAGATTTATGGGAAGTTGCCAAGCTACACGACCGCGAATTATCATTTCCAGTG GACCTCTATAGTGCAGAGTCTTTGCCATCTCTCAAATTGCAGGATTGGTGTAGAAGGAGCACAAAGAGGCCGGATTTCTTCAACGAAATCCCTAGACCGCTTTTTGATCTGGTGGATAAGTGCTTGACAGTGAACCCGAGGGTTAGGATAAGCGCCGAGGAAGCACTTCGACATGAGTTTTTTGCTCCATGCCATGAAGAGCTGAGAAAGCTGAGGCATCAGAGGCTGGTGCTGTAA
- the LOC126625120 gene encoding uncharacterized protein LOC126625120 isoform X1, with protein sequence MEMATRPTDSAPITPTISESEKAWYLFSLLLQLGRPTHLSELPSRCKLFAASPHLVRFLCSIPRSPLYLSGQLYVTPSLASLATFLEFFSYRSAGDAVRVCLGKRKRAVWDFGFGPPAEKRLILDFGNVNEECRSRKAVGNTRSKSHSHMADYYFCKYINTLQSWMTLTVNKSMLSSSLFIDYRTEQSSSGLNNVDHVEEQEEGTNIIVETKVNRPVMDCVAGLEPVLSIMASDDLVLYEGANVHEMDRSGYFFLKEMKENNISPVVDENVNGSCKATNVGIIEVERIVGGEEEELLLAPRSPNGERENFSQPNTASYDMFPRRKFKRFRKADCEDMMPLNKKQTSRHETKIICSATEFSVSQKKLLKPSSKTKGIDKDKMARRPQSHNLEHHQAVATPKENQQCETNQKPISIVQKLKRNCDGMHINERNGRHKSVSPKDQPEKREFPIFESYVVEEEEGSGGYGTVYRARLKNDEKKVAIKCPHANAHKHHVNNELRMLERFGGKNFVIKYEGHIKNESSSCFVLQHVEHDRPEVLKQEIGLSHLHWYGYCLFKALATLHRQGVVHRDVKPGNFLFSRRANKGYLIDFNLATDLHLKPGTTRKLSSLPCKLKSGDDVNCYDEKITNAISVPRTPLQKLSISKSSIIANGETKKGLKSTFDLKDLKKKAFSQMKPYNSSGSWSVIKSQGADGSGITSVKDVSNIRTTSVESLMEPLPSQGRKELINIVQEAMQNRNHISSGVSAPMRKRIPAPPRNEDDKLFCITPMPLHSTGNGVGGAALIRSRVIFFVLGGGKQKKEGPCAGTKGYRAPEVLLRSPHQGLKLDIWSAGVTLLYFMIGRTPFGGDPEQNIKDIAKLRGSEDLWEVAKLHDRELSFPVDLYSAESLPSLKLQDWCRRSTKRPDFFNEIPRPLFDLVDKCLTVNPRVRISAEEALRHEFFAPCHEELRKLRHQRLVL encoded by the exons ATGGAAATGGCGACTCGCCCCACCGACTCAGCTCCCATCACGCCAACCATCTCCGAGTCCGAGAAGGCCTGGTACCTTTTCTCACTCCTCTTGCAACTCGGCCGCCCGACTCACCTCTCCGAGCTCCCCTCCCGATGCAAATTGTTCGCCGCATCGCCTCACCTGGTCAGATTCCTTTGCTCCATCCCGCGCTCTCCCCTCTACTTATCGGGCCAGCTCTATGTCACGCCGTCTCTGGCTTCATTAGCAACTTTCCTAGAGTTCTTTTCATATCGCAGTGCCGGGGATGCAGTGAGAGTCTGCTTGGGGAAGCGGAAACGGGCCGTTTGGGATTTCGGATTTGGGCCTCCGGCAGAAAAGAGATTAATTCTGGATTTTGGAAATG TGAATGAAGAATGTAGATCGCGGAAGGCAGTTGGAAATACTCGTTCGAAG TCACATTCTCATATGGCTGACTACTACTTCTGCAAATACATAAATACGCTACAAAGTTGGATGACACTAACGGTGAACAAATCGATGTTAAGTTCTTCGTTATTTATCGATTACAGAACCGAACAATCAAGTTCAGGACTGAACAATGTTGATCATGTTGAGGAGCAAGAGGAGGGCACCAATATAATTGTTGAAACGAAGGTTAACAGGCCGGTAATGGATTGTGTAGCTGGTTTAGAACCGGTTCTTTCAATCATGGCATCCGATGATTTAGTCCTTTATGAAGGAGCTAACGTACATGAGATGGACCGCAGTGGGTatttttttctgaaagaaatgaaagagaacaATATATCACCAGTCGTGGATGAGAATGTTAATGGTAGTTGTAAAGCTACAAATGTAGGAATCATTGAAGTTGAAAGAATTGTTGGAGGTGAGGAGGAAGAGTTGTTATTGGCTCCTCGCAGCCCtaatggagagagagaaaatttcTCCCAGCCAAATACTGCTAGTTATGATATGTTTCCTAGACGTAAGTTCAAAAGATTCAGAAAGGCAGATTGTGAAGATATGATGCCTCTGAATAAAAAGCAAACAAGTAGACATGAGACCAAGATCATATGTTCAGCTACTGAATTTTCTGTTTCGCAAAAGAAATTGTTGAAGCCCTCCTCCAAGACGAAGGGAATTGACAAGGATAAAATGGCTCGGAGACCGCAATCACACAACTTAGAGCATCACCAGGCTGTTGCCACTCCCAAAGAGAACCAGCAGTGTGAAAcaaatcaaaagccaatcaGCATAGTGCAGAAATTAAAACGGAATTGTGATGGCATGCATATTAATGAAAGAAATGGACGCCATAAATCTGTTTCTCCTAAG GATCAACCGGAGAAAAGGGAATTTCCAATTTTTGAATCTTATgttgtagaagaagaagaaggttcaG GCGGTTACGGCACTGTTTACAGGGCACGGTTAAAGAATGACGAGAAAAAGGTCGCCATTAAGT GCCCGCATGCTAATGCTCATAAGCATCATGTTAACAATGAGTTAAGGATGCTGGAAAGGTTTGg GGGCAAAAACTTTGTGATAAAATATGAAGGCCATATCAAGAATGAAAGTTCCAGTTGCTTTGTACTGCAGCACGTTGAGCATGATAGGCCTGAG GTTTTAAAGCAAGAGATAGGTCTTTCTCATCTACATTGGTACGGCTATTGCTTGTTTAAGGCATTGGCAACCCTTCATAGACAG GGAGTAGTACATAGAGATGTTAAACCTGGAAACTTCCTTTTCTCTCGAAGGGCCAACAAGGGTTACCTCATAGATTTCAATCTTGCAACG GATTTGCATTTGAAGCCTGGAACAACTCGTAAGCTTTCGTCTCTTCCAT GCAAATTAAAATCTGGAGATGATGTAAATTGCTATGATGAGAAAATTACAAATGCGATATCTGTACCTAGAACCCCACTTCAGAAGTTGTCAATTTCTAAGTCTTCAATAATAGCCAATGGGGAGACCAAAAAAGGTCTCAAATCCACTTTTGATCTTAAGGACTTGAAAAAAAAGGCTTTCAGCCAAATGAAGCCCTACAATTCTTCGGGTAGCTGGAGCGTAATCAAAAGTCAGGGTGCAGATGGCTCAGGTATAACGTCAGTAAAGGATGTGAGTAATATCAGGACGACTTCAGTAGAAAGTCTGATGGAACCTTTGCCATCCCAAGGAAGGAAAGAGCTCATCAACATAGTACAGGAAGCAATGCAGAATCGAAACCATATATCATCAGGTGTTTCGGCTCCTATGAGAAAGAGGATTCCTGCCCCTCCTAGAAATGAGGATGACAAGCTTTTCTGTATCACTCCGATGCCTCTGCACTCAACTGGCAATGGTGTTGGTGGTGCAGCCTTGATCAGAAGCAGAG TCATATTTTTTGTCTTAGGGGGTGGAAAGCAGAAAAAAGAAGGTCCTTGTGCTGGAACTAAAGGATACCGAGCTCCGGAG GTTCTCCTGAGATCCCCACATCAAGGCCTCAAGCTTGATATCTGGTCTGCCGGTGTCACTCTACTCTACTTCATGATTGGCAGAACGCCCTTTGGTGGCGATCCCGAACA GAACATAAAGGACATAGCAAAGTTGAGAGGCAGTGAAGATTTATGGGAAGTTGCCAAGCTACACGACCGCGAATTATCATTTCCAGTG GACCTCTATAGTGCAGAGTCTTTGCCATCTCTCAAATTGCAGGATTGGTGTAGAAGGAGCACAAAGAGGCCGGATTTCTTCAACGAAATCCCTAGACCGCTTTTTGATCTGGTGGATAAGTGCTTGACAGTGAACCCGAGGGTTAGGATAAGCGCCGAGGAAGCACTTCGACATGAGTTTTTTGCTCCATGCCATGAAGAGCTGAGAAAGCTGAGGCATCAGAGGCTGGTGCTGTAA